One Rosa chinensis cultivar Old Blush chromosome 5, RchiOBHm-V2, whole genome shotgun sequence genomic region harbors:
- the LOC112167640 gene encoding calcium-binding protein KRP1 yields MASSQQNAQANFQDLLPTMADKLGGDGLIGELCNGFNLLMDPAKGVITFDSLKRNSALLGLQDLGDDDLRSMLQEGDFDGDGALNQMEFCVLMFRLSPELMEESRLWLDDALQYEFKHC; encoded by the coding sequence ATGGCTTCTTCTCAGCAAAACGCACAAGCAAATTTCCAAGACTTGCTGCCCACCATGGCCGACAAGCTCGGCGGGGACGGTTTGATCGGCGAGCTCTGTAATGGGTTCAATCTTCTGATGGATCCCGCCAAAGGGGTCATCACCTTCGATAGCCTCAAGAGGAACTCGGCCCTGCTGGGCTTGCAGGACCTGGGCGACGACGATCTACGGTCTATGTTGCAGGAAGGCGATTTCGACGGCGATGGGGCGCTAAATCAGATGGAGTTTTGCGTGTTGATGTTTAGATTGAGTCCCGAGCTTATGGAGGAGTCTCGTCTCTGGCTGGACGATGCTCTTCAATACGAGTTTAAGCATTGCTGA
- the LOC112167637 gene encoding G-type lectin S-receptor-like serine/threonine-protein kinase At4g27290 isoform X1 — translation MQPEESVANVEKLNSMGDLCFVVFSTSLLFLLFTGSFAVDSISPSQSISDNDSALVSSDGTFMLGFFSPGNSKHRYLGIWYKNIPVRTVVWVANRCNPIDDSSGVLMINSTGYLVLLGQNKSVVWWTSLAKYTQSVMVQLLDSGNLVVRDLTDGKSLWQSFDYPSDTLLPEMKMGWDFRTGLKRGLSAWNNSEDPCPGEFTYGIEMEPHAYPEAYFRKGGLKFYRSGPWNGLRFSGAPELRPNPIYSFYFVYNDDEVYYMYKLQSKSVISIMVLNGTTSTRDRLTWIGAEQTWRAYASVPRDFCDQYNLCGANANCIISNNPVCECLQGFMPKSPEKWNSTDWSLGCMRKKPLSCQESDKDGFVKFNNLKLPDTTHSWLNKSMNIKECRAKCLNNCSCMAYTSSDIRAGGSGCAIWFGDLLDIRKFPDAGQGLYIRMSASEIEDDGKMKTGIIVAVVIGAVFSGMLLVGYYVYRCRTKLKETEKREENLKNEGAEKEDLELPLFNISTIASATDNFSDDMKLGEGGFGPVYRGTLEGGQEIAVKRLSSSSGQGFDEFMNEIIMIAKLQHRNLVKILGCCVQEEEKMLMYEYMPNGSLDNFIFDQTRAVLLDWPKRFHIICGIARGLLYLHQDSRLRIIHRDLKASNVLLDDEMNPKISDFGLARILTGGDQTGGNTKRVVGTYGYMAPEYAADGVFSVKSDVFSFGVLVLEILSRRRNKGFYHPDTSHNLIGNAWRSWNEGRPLELIDSWLESSCNLSEVLRCIQVGLLCLQHHPEDRPSMASVVIMLGSDIALAQPKQPGFFLEKEHKAGPDIGNESSTNEISISLLQAR, via the exons aTGCAACCCGAAGAGTCGGTAGCTAATgtagaaaaattaaattcaaTGGGTGATCTGTGTTTTGTGGTGTTTAGTACCAGTTTGCTGTTTCTGTTGTTCACAGGTTCATTTGCAGTTGACAGCATCAGTCCCTCGCAGTCTATCAGTGATAATGACAGCGCCTTGGTTTCAAGTGATGGAACATTTATGTTGGGTTTCTTCAGTCCAGGTAACTCGAAACACCGTTACTTGGGAATTTGGTACAAAAACATCCCAGTTAGAACTGTTGTTTGGGTTGCAAATCGGTGCAACCCGATTGATGACTCATCCGGTGTGTTGATGATAAACAGCACAGGATATCTTGTGCTGTTGGGTCAGAATAAGAGTGTAGTTTGGTGGACAAGTTTAGCTAAGTATACCCAGAGTGTAATGGTACAGCTATTAGATTCTGGAAACTTGGTAGTAAGAGATCTGACAGATGGAAAGTCATTGTGGCAAAGCTTCGATTATCCTTCTGATACATTGTTACCAGAAATGAAGATGGGATGGGACTTTAGGACAGGTCTTAAAAGGGGATTATCAGCATGGAACAATTCAGAAGACCCATGTCCAGGGGAATTCACTTATGGAATTGAAATGGAACCTCATGCATACCCTGAGGCATATTTTCGGAAAGGTGGCCTGAAATTTTATCGTTCTGGCCCATGGAATGGCCTAAGATTCAGTGGTGCACCAGAACTAAGGCCTAATCCaatttatagtttctattttgtgTATAATGATGATGAAGTTTACTACATGTACAAACTTCAAAGCAAGTCCGTAATTTCAATCATGGTCTTAAATGGAACCACTAGCACACGCGATCGCCTTACATGGATTGGAGCCGAGCAAACTTGGAGGGCCTATGCATCAGTACCTAGAGATTTCTGTGATCAATATAACCTCTGTGGAGCAAATGCAAATTGTATCATCAGTAACAATCCAGTATGTGAATGTCTACAAGGATTCATGCCTAAGTCACCAGAGAAATGGAATTCGACAGACTGGTCACTTGGATGTATGCGCAAGAAACCCCTAAGCTGCCAGGAAAGTGATAAAGATGGGTTTGTCAAGTTCAATAACTTGAAATTGCCGGATACTACACATTCTTGGCTGAACAAAAGTATGAACATCAAGGAATGCAGAGCCAAATGCTTGAACAACTGTTCCTGTATGGCTTATACAAGCTCGGACATCAGAGCAGGAGGTTCTGGCTGCGCCATTTGGTTTGGTGATCTACTAGATATCAGAAAGTTTCCGGATGCTGGCCAGGGTCTATACATTCGAATGTCGGCTTCAGAGATAG AAGATGATGGTAAAATGAAGACAGGAATTATAGTTGCTGTTGTGATAGGCGCAGTTTTTTCAGGAATGCTCTTAGTTGGCTACTACGTCTACCGATGCAGGACCAAATTGAAAG AGACAGAAAAACGAGAAGAAAATCTGAAGAATGAAGGGGCAGAAAAGGAGGACCTGGAGCTCCCGCTCTTCAACATAAGCACAATAGCTAGTGCAACAGATAACTTTTCAGATGATATGAAGCTTGGAGAAGGTGGCTTTGGACCTGTTTACAGG GGGACACTAGAAGGTGGACAAGAAATTGCTGTGAAGAGGCTTTCAAGCAGTTCTGGCCAAGGATTTGACGAGTTCATGAATGAAATTATAATGATTGCTAAACTTCAGCACCGAAATCTTGTAAAGATTCTTGGTTGTTGCGTGCAAGAAGAGGAGAAAATGCTGATGTACGAATACATGCCCAACGGAAGCCTGGACAACTTCATTTTTG ATCAAACAAGGGCAGTACTGTTAGATTGGCCTAAACGTTTCCACATCATTTGTGGGATTGCTCGGGGTCTCCTCTATCTCCACCAAGATTCCAGGCTAAGGATTATACATAGAGATCTAAAAGCAAGTAATGTTCTACTTGATGATGAAATGAATCCCAAAATTTCAGACTTTGGCTTGGCTAGAATATTAACTGGAGGAGATCAGACTGGAGGAAATACTAAGAGAGTGGTCGGGACATA TGGCTACATGGCACCTGAATATGCTGCTGATGGGGTATTTTCTGTGAAATCTGATGTCTTTAGCTTCGGGGTATTGGTGCTGGAGATTTTAAGTAGAAGGCGAAACAAGGGTTTTTATCATCCAGACACAAGCCATAATCTTATTGGAAAT GCTTGGAGATCGTGGAATGAAGGAAGGCCTTTAGAATTGATTGATTCCTGGTTAGAGAGCTCATGTAATCTATCGGAAGTGTTACGTTGCATCCAAGTTGGTCTTTTGTGCTTGCAACATCATCCTGAGGATCGGCCAAGCATGGCGTCTGTGGTTATAATGTTGGGAAGTGATATTGCATTAGCTCAACCTAAACAACCTGGTTTCTTTCTGGAAAAGGAACATAAAGCAGGCCCTGATATAGGTAATGAATCATCAACCAATGAAATATCCATTTCGCTTTTGCAAGCTCGGTAA
- the LOC112167637 gene encoding G-type lectin S-receptor-like serine/threonine-protein kinase At4g27290 isoform X3 has protein sequence MQPEESVANVEKLNSMGDLCFVVFSTSLLFLLFTGSFAVDSISPSQSISDNDSALVSSDGTFMLGFFSPGNSKHRYLGIWYKNIPVRTVVWVANRCNPIDDSSGVLMINSTGYLVLLGQNKSVVWWTSLAKYTQSVMVQLLDSGNLVVRDLTDGKSLWQSFDYPSDTLLPEMKMGWDFRTGLKRGLSAWNNSEDPCPGEFTYGIEMEPHAYPEAYFRKGGLKFYRSGPWNGLRFSGAPELRPNPIYSFYFVYNDDEVYYMYKLQSKSVISIMVLNGTTSTRDRLTWIGAEQTWRAYASVPRDFCDQYNLCGANANCIISNNPVCECLQGFMPKSPEKWNSTDWSLGCMRKKPLSCQESDKDGFVKFNNLKLPDTTHSWLNKSMNIKECRAKCLNNCSCMAYTSSDIRAGGSGCAIWFGDLLDIRKFPDAGQGLYIRMSASEIEDDGKMKTGIIVAVVIGAVFSGMLLVGYYVYRCRTKLKETEKREENLKNEGAEKEDLELPLFNISTIASATDNFSDDMKLGEGGFGPVYRGTLEGGQEIAVKRLSSSSGQGFDEFMNEIIMIAKLQHRNLVKILGCCVQEEEKMLMYEYMPNGSLDNFIFDQTRAVLLDWPKRFHIICGIARGLLYLHQDSRLRIIHRDLKASNVLLDDEMNPKISDFGLARILTGGDQTGGNTKRVVGTYFGVLVLEILSRRRNKGFYHPDTSHNLIGNAWRSWNEGRPLELIDSWLESSCNLSEVLRCIQVGLLCLQHHPEDRPSMASVVIMLGSDIALAQPKQPGFFLEKEHKAGPDIGNESSTNEISISLLQAR, from the exons aTGCAACCCGAAGAGTCGGTAGCTAATgtagaaaaattaaattcaaTGGGTGATCTGTGTTTTGTGGTGTTTAGTACCAGTTTGCTGTTTCTGTTGTTCACAGGTTCATTTGCAGTTGACAGCATCAGTCCCTCGCAGTCTATCAGTGATAATGACAGCGCCTTGGTTTCAAGTGATGGAACATTTATGTTGGGTTTCTTCAGTCCAGGTAACTCGAAACACCGTTACTTGGGAATTTGGTACAAAAACATCCCAGTTAGAACTGTTGTTTGGGTTGCAAATCGGTGCAACCCGATTGATGACTCATCCGGTGTGTTGATGATAAACAGCACAGGATATCTTGTGCTGTTGGGTCAGAATAAGAGTGTAGTTTGGTGGACAAGTTTAGCTAAGTATACCCAGAGTGTAATGGTACAGCTATTAGATTCTGGAAACTTGGTAGTAAGAGATCTGACAGATGGAAAGTCATTGTGGCAAAGCTTCGATTATCCTTCTGATACATTGTTACCAGAAATGAAGATGGGATGGGACTTTAGGACAGGTCTTAAAAGGGGATTATCAGCATGGAACAATTCAGAAGACCCATGTCCAGGGGAATTCACTTATGGAATTGAAATGGAACCTCATGCATACCCTGAGGCATATTTTCGGAAAGGTGGCCTGAAATTTTATCGTTCTGGCCCATGGAATGGCCTAAGATTCAGTGGTGCACCAGAACTAAGGCCTAATCCaatttatagtttctattttgtgTATAATGATGATGAAGTTTACTACATGTACAAACTTCAAAGCAAGTCCGTAATTTCAATCATGGTCTTAAATGGAACCACTAGCACACGCGATCGCCTTACATGGATTGGAGCCGAGCAAACTTGGAGGGCCTATGCATCAGTACCTAGAGATTTCTGTGATCAATATAACCTCTGTGGAGCAAATGCAAATTGTATCATCAGTAACAATCCAGTATGTGAATGTCTACAAGGATTCATGCCTAAGTCACCAGAGAAATGGAATTCGACAGACTGGTCACTTGGATGTATGCGCAAGAAACCCCTAAGCTGCCAGGAAAGTGATAAAGATGGGTTTGTCAAGTTCAATAACTTGAAATTGCCGGATACTACACATTCTTGGCTGAACAAAAGTATGAACATCAAGGAATGCAGAGCCAAATGCTTGAACAACTGTTCCTGTATGGCTTATACAAGCTCGGACATCAGAGCAGGAGGTTCTGGCTGCGCCATTTGGTTTGGTGATCTACTAGATATCAGAAAGTTTCCGGATGCTGGCCAGGGTCTATACATTCGAATGTCGGCTTCAGAGATAG AAGATGATGGTAAAATGAAGACAGGAATTATAGTTGCTGTTGTGATAGGCGCAGTTTTTTCAGGAATGCTCTTAGTTGGCTACTACGTCTACCGATGCAGGACCAAATTGAAAG AGACAGAAAAACGAGAAGAAAATCTGAAGAATGAAGGGGCAGAAAAGGAGGACCTGGAGCTCCCGCTCTTCAACATAAGCACAATAGCTAGTGCAACAGATAACTTTTCAGATGATATGAAGCTTGGAGAAGGTGGCTTTGGACCTGTTTACAGG GGGACACTAGAAGGTGGACAAGAAATTGCTGTGAAGAGGCTTTCAAGCAGTTCTGGCCAAGGATTTGACGAGTTCATGAATGAAATTATAATGATTGCTAAACTTCAGCACCGAAATCTTGTAAAGATTCTTGGTTGTTGCGTGCAAGAAGAGGAGAAAATGCTGATGTACGAATACATGCCCAACGGAAGCCTGGACAACTTCATTTTTG ATCAAACAAGGGCAGTACTGTTAGATTGGCCTAAACGTTTCCACATCATTTGTGGGATTGCTCGGGGTCTCCTCTATCTCCACCAAGATTCCAGGCTAAGGATTATACATAGAGATCTAAAAGCAAGTAATGTTCTACTTGATGATGAAATGAATCCCAAAATTTCAGACTTTGGCTTGGCTAGAATATTAACTGGAGGAGATCAGACTGGAGGAAATACTAAGAGAGTGGTCGGGACATA CTTCGGGGTATTGGTGCTGGAGATTTTAAGTAGAAGGCGAAACAAGGGTTTTTATCATCCAGACACAAGCCATAATCTTATTGGAAAT GCTTGGAGATCGTGGAATGAAGGAAGGCCTTTAGAATTGATTGATTCCTGGTTAGAGAGCTCATGTAATCTATCGGAAGTGTTACGTTGCATCCAAGTTGGTCTTTTGTGCTTGCAACATCATCCTGAGGATCGGCCAAGCATGGCGTCTGTGGTTATAATGTTGGGAAGTGATATTGCATTAGCTCAACCTAAACAACCTGGTTTCTTTCTGGAAAAGGAACATAAAGCAGGCCCTGATATAGGTAATGAATCATCAACCAATGAAATATCCATTTCGCTTTTGCAAGCTCGGTAA
- the LOC112167637 gene encoding G-type lectin S-receptor-like serine/threonine-protein kinase At4g27290 isoform X2: MQPEESVANVEKLNSMGDLCFVVFSTSLLFLLFTGSFAVDSISPSQSISDNDSALVSSDGTFMLGFFSPGNSKHRYLGIWYKNIPVRTVVWVANRCNPIDDSSGVLMINSTGYLVLLGQNKSVVWWTSLAKYTQSVMVQLLDSGNLVVRDLTDGKSLWQSFDYPSDTLLPEMKMGWDFRTGLKRGLSAWNNSEDPCPGEFTYGIEMEPHAYPEAYFRKGGLKFYRSGPWNGLRFSGAPELRPNPIYSFYFVYNDDEVYYMYKLQSKSVISIMVLNGTTSTRDRLTWIGAEQTWRAYASVPRDFCDQYNLCGANANCIISNNPVCECLQGFMPKSPEKWNSTDWSLGCMRKKPLSCQESDKDGFVKFNNLKLPDTTHSWLNKSMNIKECRAKCLNNCSCMAYTSSDIRAGGSGCAIWFGDLLDIRKFPDAGQGLYIRMSASEIDDGKMKTGIIVAVVIGAVFSGMLLVGYYVYRCRTKLKETEKREENLKNEGAEKEDLELPLFNISTIASATDNFSDDMKLGEGGFGPVYRGTLEGGQEIAVKRLSSSSGQGFDEFMNEIIMIAKLQHRNLVKILGCCVQEEEKMLMYEYMPNGSLDNFIFDQTRAVLLDWPKRFHIICGIARGLLYLHQDSRLRIIHRDLKASNVLLDDEMNPKISDFGLARILTGGDQTGGNTKRVVGTYGYMAPEYAADGVFSVKSDVFSFGVLVLEILSRRRNKGFYHPDTSHNLIGNAWRSWNEGRPLELIDSWLESSCNLSEVLRCIQVGLLCLQHHPEDRPSMASVVIMLGSDIALAQPKQPGFFLEKEHKAGPDIGNESSTNEISISLLQAR; encoded by the exons aTGCAACCCGAAGAGTCGGTAGCTAATgtagaaaaattaaattcaaTGGGTGATCTGTGTTTTGTGGTGTTTAGTACCAGTTTGCTGTTTCTGTTGTTCACAGGTTCATTTGCAGTTGACAGCATCAGTCCCTCGCAGTCTATCAGTGATAATGACAGCGCCTTGGTTTCAAGTGATGGAACATTTATGTTGGGTTTCTTCAGTCCAGGTAACTCGAAACACCGTTACTTGGGAATTTGGTACAAAAACATCCCAGTTAGAACTGTTGTTTGGGTTGCAAATCGGTGCAACCCGATTGATGACTCATCCGGTGTGTTGATGATAAACAGCACAGGATATCTTGTGCTGTTGGGTCAGAATAAGAGTGTAGTTTGGTGGACAAGTTTAGCTAAGTATACCCAGAGTGTAATGGTACAGCTATTAGATTCTGGAAACTTGGTAGTAAGAGATCTGACAGATGGAAAGTCATTGTGGCAAAGCTTCGATTATCCTTCTGATACATTGTTACCAGAAATGAAGATGGGATGGGACTTTAGGACAGGTCTTAAAAGGGGATTATCAGCATGGAACAATTCAGAAGACCCATGTCCAGGGGAATTCACTTATGGAATTGAAATGGAACCTCATGCATACCCTGAGGCATATTTTCGGAAAGGTGGCCTGAAATTTTATCGTTCTGGCCCATGGAATGGCCTAAGATTCAGTGGTGCACCAGAACTAAGGCCTAATCCaatttatagtttctattttgtgTATAATGATGATGAAGTTTACTACATGTACAAACTTCAAAGCAAGTCCGTAATTTCAATCATGGTCTTAAATGGAACCACTAGCACACGCGATCGCCTTACATGGATTGGAGCCGAGCAAACTTGGAGGGCCTATGCATCAGTACCTAGAGATTTCTGTGATCAATATAACCTCTGTGGAGCAAATGCAAATTGTATCATCAGTAACAATCCAGTATGTGAATGTCTACAAGGATTCATGCCTAAGTCACCAGAGAAATGGAATTCGACAGACTGGTCACTTGGATGTATGCGCAAGAAACCCCTAAGCTGCCAGGAAAGTGATAAAGATGGGTTTGTCAAGTTCAATAACTTGAAATTGCCGGATACTACACATTCTTGGCTGAACAAAAGTATGAACATCAAGGAATGCAGAGCCAAATGCTTGAACAACTGTTCCTGTATGGCTTATACAAGCTCGGACATCAGAGCAGGAGGTTCTGGCTGCGCCATTTGGTTTGGTGATCTACTAGATATCAGAAAGTTTCCGGATGCTGGCCAGGGTCTATACATTCGAATGTCGGCTTCAGAGATAG ATGATGGTAAAATGAAGACAGGAATTATAGTTGCTGTTGTGATAGGCGCAGTTTTTTCAGGAATGCTCTTAGTTGGCTACTACGTCTACCGATGCAGGACCAAATTGAAAG AGACAGAAAAACGAGAAGAAAATCTGAAGAATGAAGGGGCAGAAAAGGAGGACCTGGAGCTCCCGCTCTTCAACATAAGCACAATAGCTAGTGCAACAGATAACTTTTCAGATGATATGAAGCTTGGAGAAGGTGGCTTTGGACCTGTTTACAGG GGGACACTAGAAGGTGGACAAGAAATTGCTGTGAAGAGGCTTTCAAGCAGTTCTGGCCAAGGATTTGACGAGTTCATGAATGAAATTATAATGATTGCTAAACTTCAGCACCGAAATCTTGTAAAGATTCTTGGTTGTTGCGTGCAAGAAGAGGAGAAAATGCTGATGTACGAATACATGCCCAACGGAAGCCTGGACAACTTCATTTTTG ATCAAACAAGGGCAGTACTGTTAGATTGGCCTAAACGTTTCCACATCATTTGTGGGATTGCTCGGGGTCTCCTCTATCTCCACCAAGATTCCAGGCTAAGGATTATACATAGAGATCTAAAAGCAAGTAATGTTCTACTTGATGATGAAATGAATCCCAAAATTTCAGACTTTGGCTTGGCTAGAATATTAACTGGAGGAGATCAGACTGGAGGAAATACTAAGAGAGTGGTCGGGACATA TGGCTACATGGCACCTGAATATGCTGCTGATGGGGTATTTTCTGTGAAATCTGATGTCTTTAGCTTCGGGGTATTGGTGCTGGAGATTTTAAGTAGAAGGCGAAACAAGGGTTTTTATCATCCAGACACAAGCCATAATCTTATTGGAAAT GCTTGGAGATCGTGGAATGAAGGAAGGCCTTTAGAATTGATTGATTCCTGGTTAGAGAGCTCATGTAATCTATCGGAAGTGTTACGTTGCATCCAAGTTGGTCTTTTGTGCTTGCAACATCATCCTGAGGATCGGCCAAGCATGGCGTCTGTGGTTATAATGTTGGGAAGTGATATTGCATTAGCTCAACCTAAACAACCTGGTTTCTTTCTGGAAAAGGAACATAAAGCAGGCCCTGATATAGGTAATGAATCATCAACCAATGAAATATCCATTTCGCTTTTGCAAGCTCGGTAA
- the LOC112167637 gene encoding G-type lectin S-receptor-like serine/threonine-protein kinase SD1-1 isoform X4: MKTGIIVAVVIGAVFSGMLLVGYYVYRCRTKLKETEKREENLKNEGAEKEDLELPLFNISTIASATDNFSDDMKLGEGGFGPVYRGTLEGGQEIAVKRLSSSSGQGFDEFMNEIIMIAKLQHRNLVKILGCCVQEEEKMLMYEYMPNGSLDNFIFDQTRAVLLDWPKRFHIICGIARGLLYLHQDSRLRIIHRDLKASNVLLDDEMNPKISDFGLARILTGGDQTGGNTKRVVGTYGYMAPEYAADGVFSVKSDVFSFGVLVLEILSRRRNKGFYHPDTSHNLIGNAWRSWNEGRPLELIDSWLESSCNLSEVLRCIQVGLLCLQHHPEDRPSMASVVIMLGSDIALAQPKQPGFFLEKEHKAGPDIGNESSTNEISISLLQAR; the protein is encoded by the exons ATGAAGACAGGAATTATAGTTGCTGTTGTGATAGGCGCAGTTTTTTCAGGAATGCTCTTAGTTGGCTACTACGTCTACCGATGCAGGACCAAATTGAAAG AGACAGAAAAACGAGAAGAAAATCTGAAGAATGAAGGGGCAGAAAAGGAGGACCTGGAGCTCCCGCTCTTCAACATAAGCACAATAGCTAGTGCAACAGATAACTTTTCAGATGATATGAAGCTTGGAGAAGGTGGCTTTGGACCTGTTTACAGG GGGACACTAGAAGGTGGACAAGAAATTGCTGTGAAGAGGCTTTCAAGCAGTTCTGGCCAAGGATTTGACGAGTTCATGAATGAAATTATAATGATTGCTAAACTTCAGCACCGAAATCTTGTAAAGATTCTTGGTTGTTGCGTGCAAGAAGAGGAGAAAATGCTGATGTACGAATACATGCCCAACGGAAGCCTGGACAACTTCATTTTTG ATCAAACAAGGGCAGTACTGTTAGATTGGCCTAAACGTTTCCACATCATTTGTGGGATTGCTCGGGGTCTCCTCTATCTCCACCAAGATTCCAGGCTAAGGATTATACATAGAGATCTAAAAGCAAGTAATGTTCTACTTGATGATGAAATGAATCCCAAAATTTCAGACTTTGGCTTGGCTAGAATATTAACTGGAGGAGATCAGACTGGAGGAAATACTAAGAGAGTGGTCGGGACATA TGGCTACATGGCACCTGAATATGCTGCTGATGGGGTATTTTCTGTGAAATCTGATGTCTTTAGCTTCGGGGTATTGGTGCTGGAGATTTTAAGTAGAAGGCGAAACAAGGGTTTTTATCATCCAGACACAAGCCATAATCTTATTGGAAAT GCTTGGAGATCGTGGAATGAAGGAAGGCCTTTAGAATTGATTGATTCCTGGTTAGAGAGCTCATGTAATCTATCGGAAGTGTTACGTTGCATCCAAGTTGGTCTTTTGTGCTTGCAACATCATCCTGAGGATCGGCCAAGCATGGCGTCTGTGGTTATAATGTTGGGAAGTGATATTGCATTAGCTCAACCTAAACAACCTGGTTTCTTTCTGGAAAAGGAACATAAAGCAGGCCCTGATATAGGTAATGAATCATCAACCAATGAAATATCCATTTCGCTTTTGCAAGCTCGGTAA